A stretch of DNA from Chloroflexota bacterium:
AGGCGCGCGACATCGCCACGGACCGCCGCGTCCAGATCCGCGCGAACGTCGTCGTCAACGCCACCGGCCCCTGGCTCGACCGCAACTTTGCCGAGCAGGCGGGAGACAGCATCAGCACCAACGGCCACGCGGACGCCTCGCCGCCGCCCCTGCTGCGGACCACCAAGGGCGTTCACCTCGTGATGCCGAAGACCACGACCAATGCGATTCTGTCGATCGCGGCATCAGATGGGCGCGTCTTCTTCGTCGTGCCATGGTACGGCTACTCGCTGGTCGGCACCACCGACACCGACTTTGAGGGCGACCCGGCAGACGCCCACGCCGACCGCTCGGATGTGGCCTATCTGCTGCGCGAGGCCGCCGCGATCTTCCCCGTCCTCCGCGACGCCCCCGTCTACTACGGCATGGCCGGCGTCCGCGCGCTGGTCCGCAAAGAGGGCGTCAAGGAAGGCGCGGTCTCCCGCAAGCACGCCATCCGCGATCACGGCAAGCTCGGCGGGCCGGACGGCCTCGTCTCGGTGCTGGGCGGCAAGATCACGGCCTACCGAGGCATCGCCGAAGAGGCCACGGACCTCGTCATGGAGCGGCTGGGGCGGCACAGCGCCCGCCACACGGCGTACTCGATGCTGCCGGGCGGTGACGCGCACTCGGACGACGTCTGGAAGACGCTCAAGCCGCGCGCCGAGGGCATGGGCCTGACCGACGAGCAGATCCAGCACCTGATCGACCTGTACGGCTCACGCGCGCGAGATGTGCTGGTGCTGGCCGAACGCCGGCCGCAGCTGGCGACGCCCTTCTGCGAGCACGCCCCGACGCTCAAAGCCCAGGCGACCTACGCCGCCCTCAACGAGGGCGTCGAGACGCTGGCCGACGTGCTGCTGCGGCGCGCGCCGGTCGGGCTGGCCTCCTGCATGGCGCTGGACTGCGTCGATGCCGCCGCCGAGGTCGTGGGGCAGACGATGCGCTGGGACGAGGAGCGGCGCCGCCACGAGGCCGCCGAGTATCGCCGGCTGGTGGCCGAGCGCTACTCGGCCCCGCTGGCCGAGTCGGTCCCGGCCTGACGGCTGACACGCGCGCTCACCGCTCGCTCAGCCGCGATTGCGGTAGAGGGCCGGGTCCACGGCCTCCAGCATCTTCGCGCGGTCAAGCTCCAGGCCCAGGTCTGTGCC
This window harbors:
- a CDS encoding glycerol-3-phosphate dehydrogenase/oxidase, whose protein sequence is MKRANLQELTSNVLDVLVVGGGIVGCGIARDAALRGLQVGLIEREDIGGGTTSRSTRLIHGGLRYLEMLDFSLVRQDMREREILIRIAPHLVKPMPFLVPMYGWSAWQRDRLRVGMVLYDVLSYDKSLPRHSFLNRHQTLAAEPYLNPRGLQGAARYYDAQVELPERLALANAIDAAEHGALIRTYTDVIRFLREEPNGQTQTGRGRVVGVEARDIATDRRVQIRANVVVNATGPWLDRNFAEQAGDSISTNGHADASPPPLLRTTKGVHLVMPKTTTNAILSIAASDGRVFFVVPWYGYSLVGTTDTDFEGDPADAHADRSDVAYLLREAAAIFPVLRDAPVYYGMAGVRALVRKEGVKEGAVSRKHAIRDHGKLGGPDGLVSVLGGKITAYRGIAEEATDLVMERLGRHSARHTAYSMLPGGDAHSDDVWKTLKPRAEGMGLTDEQIQHLIDLYGSRARDVLVLAERRPQLATPFCEHAPTLKAQATYAALNEGVETLADVLLRRAPVGLASCMALDCVDAAAEVVGQTMRWDEERRRHEAAEYRRLVAERYSAPLAESVPA